GTTAGCAAGCTGAAGAAAGAAATGGCTGATCTTGAAAAGAACCTTGGCGGAATCAAGAACATGAAGAAGCTTCCTGGTGCAATGTTTGTTGTTGACCCAAGGAAGGAAAGAAATGCTATTCTTGAAGCAAAGAGACTCGGTATCCCGGTTGTAGCTATTGTTGATACAAACTGTGATCCTGATGAAGTTGATTTCGTAATTCCTGGTAATGACGATGCAATCAGAGCTGTTAAGCTTATTGCTGCTAAAATGGCTGATGCTGTTATAGAAGGACGTCAGGGAGAACAACTTTCAGAAACTCCTGTTGAAACAGTTGAAGTTGCTGAAGAAGCACAAGAAGCTGTAGAAGCAGCAGAATAATTAGAATAAAAAAAGGGTATATTATCAGGCATAGCCTGATAATATCCTTATGTTTATAATAAAACGATAATTAAATATTAGTCTTATTTTAATATAGGATAATACGGTTTGGAGGATTCAAAGATGATTACTGCTGAAATGGTAAAGCAGCTCCGCGAAAGAACCGGAGCAGGAATGATGGACTGCAAAAGAGCACTCAATGATGCAAATGGAGATGCTGAAAAAGCTATCGAATTGTTGAGAGAAAAGGGTCTATCCGCCGCAGCTAAGAAAGCTGGAAGAATTGCTGCTGAAGGTTTGGTTGAAGCATATATACACGGCGATGGAAGAATTGGTGTTCTTGTTGAAGTTAATATTGAAACAGATTTTGCTGCAAGAGGAGACGAGTTCAAACAGTTCGTTAAGGACGTTGCAATGCAGATAGCTGCAAGCAAGCCTGAATATGTTAAGAAAGAAGATGTTCCTGCTTCGGTAATTGAAAGCGAAAAGGAAATATTAAGAGCTCAGGCAAGAAACGAAGGAAAACCTGAAAAGATAATAGATAAAATGGTTGAAGGCAGAATTGAAAAATTCTATGCTGAAAACTGTTTGCTGGAACAATCATTTATAAAAGATCCAGATATGACAGTTGGACAGTTATTGACTGAAAAGATAGCTCATATAGGTGAAAATATTTCAATCAGAAGGTTTGCAAGATTTGAAAGAGGCGAAGGTATCGAAAAGAAAGATGAAAACTTTGCTGATGAAGTAATGAAACAAATAAATGGTTAATATAAAAGGGAACATATTTATTGTATGTTCCCTTTATTCGGGCCTTTTTTGAAAAATAAACTCAAAATATGTAAAAAAAATTACTACAGATATGTACTCACCCAATGATTACATATATTACGAATTGAACGGGGGAAATATCCATGAGTGAACTAAAATATAAGAGAATAATGTTAAAAATCAGTGGAGAAGCACTTGCCGGTGATAAGGGACACGGTATTGATACCGATACAGTAAACGAAATATGTGACAGAATATCAGTAGTGCATAAAATGGGTGCTGAAATAGCTATAGTAGTAGGTGGAGGTAATTTCTGGAGAGGCAGAAGCGGAAAAGGTATGGACAGAACAACCGCCGACCATATGGGAATGCTTGCAACGGTAATTAATTCTCTTGGATTGCAGGACGCACTTGAATCTAGAGATATTCCCGTGAGGGTTCAGACTGCTATTGAAATGAGGCAGATTGCTGAACCTTATGTAAGAAGAAAAGCTGTAAGGCATCTTGAAAAGAAAAGAATAGTTATATTTGCGTGCGGAATGGGGAATCCTTATTTCTCAACCGACACAGCAGCAGCATTAAGAGCAGCCGAGATAGATGCTGAAGTAATATTAATGGCAAAGAATGTAGATGGAATATATGATTCTGATCCGTCAAAGAATGCCAATGCAGTAAAATACAATAAGATTAGCTATCAGGAGTACCTTAACAAAGGACTTTGTGCAATTGATCTGACAGCCGCTTCATTTTGTAAAGATAATGCAATACCTACACTGGTTTTCGGTCTTAATGATCCGGATAACATAATCAGAGCTGTAAAAGGTGAAGAGATTGGTACTACAATATATTGAAATCCTTCATAAATAAATGTATTATATAAGTATTAATTTAAGGAGGAGATTTATGGATAAGGAACTTTACAAGCCAATCGAAGAAAAAATGAAAAAAACCATAAATGTATTAAAGGACAATCTTGCTGGAATCAGAGCAGGAAGAGCGAATCCTGCAATATTGGATAAACTCACAATTGATTATTATGGTGCACCGACTCCTATTCAGCAGATTGCAACAGTGTCTGTACCTGAAGCCAGGGTTATTTTAATTCAGCCATGGGAAGCAAAACTGCTAAAAGACATTGAAAAGGAAATTCAAAAGTCTGATATAGGAATCAATCCTAACAATGATGGTAAGGTTATAAGGCTTGTTTTTCCTGCATTAACAGAAGAAAGACGTAAAGAACTTACAAAGCAGGCAAAAAAAGAAGGCGAAGAATCAAAAGTTGCCATAAGATCAATTAGAAGAGATTCTATTGAAAGCATGAAGGCAAAGAAAAAGAGCGGCGAAATTACAGAAGACGATTTAAAGGATGCAGAAAAGGATATACAGAACCTTACTGACAGATATATTGCCGACATTGACAAGATTATTGAAGCCAAAGATAAGGAAATAATGGAGGTATAACTTCGTTGGGTTATACGGAAATAAATGAAAGCATTGGTTGTACAGGGGATGAAGAGGTTCATTTGACCTCTTTCTGTAACAGCCTTATCGGATATACAGTGGGAGATGCGATGAAAGCAGCCGATGACAGGGGATATTCCATAGACGGTATTTTCATTTCATCACCGCCTAAGATGAGTATTACTGAATATGATGATTCATTCAGAGTAATAAGAGTTAAGACTCTTAACAATAAAAGTTTAAATATACTTGTTTGCAAACCCCTCTAATTTGAGGGGTTATTTTCAATAATCATTACGTTTTTTATGCAAATACATATAAAAATAGGAGTTGGAAAATATATGGGGTTTTTTAAAAAGATATTCCCCCAAAAGAAATTAGACAATGATTTTCAATGTATTCCGAAGCATATAGCTATAATTCCTGACGGAAACGGAAGATGGGCAAAGAAGAGAGGCTTACCCAGAAACGTAGGACATAGAGAAGGCTCAATGACTCTTAAAAAGGTTGTCATTTATTGCTCAAAGGTCGGAGTTAAGCATTTAACGGTTTATGCTTTTTCTACCGAAAATTGGAAAAGGCCCCAAAGTGAAGTTGATGCACTTATGAACCTGCTTTTGGAATTTCTTCGCAATGCAGAAAGAGAACTGGACGGAAGTAATGTAAGAATAAAGGTTATCGGCGATATTAACGGACTTCCAGAAGAACTGCAAAATGAAATTGCAAGAGTTGAAAAGATGACCAGTGTAAATAATGGATTGAATTTAAATATTGCCCTTAACTATGGATCAAGGTTTGAAATATTATATGCAGTTAAAAATATAGCTAGGAAAATTAAAGACGGAAAACTAACAATAAATGATATAGATGAAAATCAAATGGAGCAACATTTGTATACAAAAGGTATACCTGAGCCGGATTTACTCATTAGAACCAGCGGGGAGCAGAGAATCAGTAATTATCTGCTTTGGCAATGTGCTTATACAGAGTTCTGGTTTACCGATACACTATGGCCTGATGTTAACGAGAGTCATATTGCCGAGGCAATAAAAGCTTTTGAGAAAAGAAATCGTCGGTATGGCGGAATAGAAAATTAATCACACTGAACATGAATATAATTATTCATGTAGTGTTTTATAACATGGAGGGTTCTTATGGCAAGAACAAGAATAATAAGCGGACTGGTTGGATTGGTTTTATTAATTGGTGTACTGTATTTGGGGTCTATCGTACTGGGAATCGCAGTAAGTATTATAGCTGCAATCGGTTTGTATGAATTTTATAATTCCATATCCAAAACAAAAGGAATACATCCTATAAAAATAGTTGGATACCTGTCAATTGTTCCATTATTGATTTTGGGACTTGAAAAAACAGGCTGGTATAGTTTGGATCTGGGCACAATGACCGGGATATCTGTTTGCCTTATTATTTTTGCTAGTATGGCAGTTATTGTATTTGGACATAAGAAATACAATATAGTTGATGCCTGTGCAACAGCTTTTGGAGTAGTATATATACCATTTCTCATGAGCTTTTTGATAATGCTCAGAAACATGGACCACGGAAATATACTGATATGGCTGATTTTCATTGGTGCGTGGGGTACAGATACACTTGCTTATACCTTCGGAAGATTATTTGGAAAAAGAAAAATCATACCTGAAATAAGTCCTAAAAAGACATTAGCGGGTGCGATAGGAGGAATATTAGGATGTATTCTACTCATGGTTATATATGGTACAATTGTAAATAATTATTTTGATTTAGATATTAGATATATAGCATTGATTTTACTTGGTCTATTCTGTGGAGTTATATCACAGATAGGTGATTGGGCTGCATCGGCTATAAAAAGGTATGTAGATGTAAAAGATTTTGGCAATATAATGCCGGGACACGGTGGAGTACTTGACAGGTTTGACAGTATATTATTTGTTGCTCCTGTAATATATTACGTATTAGTTCTATTCATAAAATAATTAAGAGCTTTTCTTAGGTTACGGTGGTGTGACAATGGCGAAAATTATATCCATAATCGGTTCAACAGGTTCCATAGGCAGGCAAACCTTAGAGGCGGCAAAAAACCTTGGGGTTAAAGTTGCTGCATTATCAGCCAATTCAAATATAGAGCTTTTGGAAAAGCAGGTACGTGAATTCAAGCCTGATATTGTTTCGGTAGGAAATAATGAGTTGGCAAAAGAAATGTTATATAGATTGAAGGATACCGGAGTAGAAGTGCTATGGGGGCAGGACGGTATGAAAAGAGTTGTGGAGCACTCTGAAACCGATACCGTAGTTACCTCTGTAGTGGGAACAGCCGGTTTGATACCCACAATGCATGCTATCAGGCATAAAAAAAATATAGCACTTGCAAACAAGGAGACACTTGTAACTGCAGGGCAGCTGGTGATGGAAGAGGCAAAAAGGAATAATGTAAATATATTCCCCGTTGACAGTGAACACTCGGCTATATACCAATGTCTTTTAGGAAATAAAGACAAGCAGGTAGAAAAAATAATAATAACTGCTTCGGGTGGCCCTTTTAGGGGTAAGAAAATAGAAGAGCTTAAAAATATAACACCTGCAAAGGCATTAAAACATCCCAATTGGAGTATGGGAAACAAGATAACAATTGATTCCGCAACTCTTATGAACAAAGGACTTGAGGTAATCGAGGCAAAGTGGCTTTTTCAGAGGGATTTGGACAGTATTCAGGTTTTGGTGCATCCTCAAAGCATAATACATTCAATGGTACAATATGTGGATGGATCGGTTATGGCGCAACTTGGTTCGCCTGACATGAGGATACCGATACAGTTGGCATTAACCTACCCGGACAGATGCCAAAATGATTTTAACAAGCTTGATTTTCTTAAATGTCCTCCTTTGACCTTTGAGGAACCAGACATAGATACTTTTAAATGTCTTCGTCTTGCATATATGTCATTGGAGATAGGTGGGACAATGCCTGCGACTATGAATGCTGCAAATGAGATTGCAGTTGCAGCATTTCTGGATAATCGTATAGGCTTTACTGAAATTGCGGAAACAATAGAACAAGTAATGCAAAGACATAATGTGAATATTTGTCCTTGCATGGATGATATACTAGAAGTAGACTGTTGGGCAAGGGAAACAGCAAAACAACTTATAATTTAAATTAATCTGCCGATTCCGGCTTATGGAGGATTGTATGGGAATTTTACTGGCTATATTGGCCTTGAGCTTTTTAATAATAATTCACGAATTGGGTCACTTTTTAGTTGCAAAGGCATTTAATGTAAAAGTTAATGAATTTTCACTCTTTATGGGGCCTAAAATCTTCAGCTTTGTCAGAGGTGAAACAACTTACTCTTTAAGGCTAATTCCATTAGGCGGCTACGTAAAAATGGAAGGAGAAGAAGAAGCTTCTGATGACGATAGGGCGTTTAACAAAAAACCGATTGGAGTAAGGGCAGCAATAATAGCGGCCGGGCCAATAATGAACATAATTATAGCCGTTGTATTTGCATTTATAATTATGGCTCACTCAGGTTTTTATACAAACCAGGTTAAGACCGTATTACCGGGCTCTGCTGGTGAGAAAGCCGGAATTCAGGTTGGTGACGTTCTTGAAAAATATAATGGGAAAAATATATATCAGGTAAATGACCTTGAGATATTCGCTTACCCTCTTACCAATGAGAGTATAGACCTTCAGGTAAGTAGAAACGGTGAAAGTAAGACTATTAGTTTTAAACCCGACAGAATGTCCGGGTATAAGCTGGGGTTTTCACCTAAGGAAGAAAATGGCAGTGAGTCTAATGTAGTTACAAACGTAAGTAGTAAATCTCCAGCCATGAAGGCCGGAGTTAAAGACGGAGACAGAATTGTAAAGCTTAACGGAACACCTGTTAATTCCCGTCAGGATATAGCAAATGCTCTGGACAAGATAAAGTTGAATAATGTTACTATAACAGTCAACAGAAACGGTAAGGATATTGAATTGACTCCTGTAGTGCCTATGCAGGGAAAAAACCCTGAATACTATGCAATAGGGGTTGACTTTAATCATACAAAAAGCGGAATATTCGCAACTTTGGGTCAATCAGTGAAATACAATATATCAATTGCAAGATCAATATATTATTCAATCGGATGGTTGTTTACAGGAACAGTTCCGGCAAGTGACCTTATGGGGCCAGTAGGAATAACTACTACCATAAAAGATGTAGTGCAACAGGGGCCGTCAGTAATGGATAAACTTTTAAATCTCTTATCATTTACGGCTATGATCAGTTTGAACCTTGGACTGGTAAACCTTATACCATTCCCGGCACTGGACGGAAGTAAGCTGGTACTTCTCCTTGTAGAGGGTATACGTAAGAAACCTCTGAGTCCTGAGAGAGAAGCACTAATATCCATGATAGGCTTTGTATTCCTTATTATGCTAATGATATATGCAACATTTAATGATATATTAAGAATAGGAAGAGGATAGGGTTTTAAATTGGAAGATTATATACAAAGAAAACAAACTAAAAAAGTTAGGGTTGGAGATATCTTCATTGGAGGAGATTCTCCAATCTCTGTTCAATCCATGACCAATACGGATACAAGGGATGTTAAGGCTACTATCCATCAGATTAAAAGGCTTGAAGAGGCCGGGTGTGATATAGTCAGATTGG
This region of Clostridium sp. BNL1100 genomic DNA includes:
- the tsf gene encoding translation elongation factor Ts — encoded protein: MITAEMVKQLRERTGAGMMDCKRALNDANGDAEKAIELLREKGLSAAAKKAGRIAAEGLVEAYIHGDGRIGVLVEVNIETDFAARGDEFKQFVKDVAMQIAASKPEYVKKEDVPASVIESEKEILRAQARNEGKPEKIIDKMVEGRIEKFYAENCLLEQSFIKDPDMTVGQLLTEKIAHIGENISIRRFARFERGEGIEKKDENFADEVMKQING
- the pyrH gene encoding UMP kinase, whose amino-acid sequence is MSELKYKRIMLKISGEALAGDKGHGIDTDTVNEICDRISVVHKMGAEIAIVVGGGNFWRGRSGKGMDRTTADHMGMLATVINSLGLQDALESRDIPVRVQTAIEMRQIAEPYVRRKAVRHLEKKRIVIFACGMGNPYFSTDTAAALRAAEIDAEVILMAKNVDGIYDSDPSKNANAVKYNKISYQEYLNKGLCAIDLTAASFCKDNAIPTLVFGLNDPDNIIRAVKGEEIGTTIY
- the frr gene encoding ribosome recycling factor, encoding MDKELYKPIEEKMKKTINVLKDNLAGIRAGRANPAILDKLTIDYYGAPTPIQQIATVSVPEARVILIQPWEAKLLKDIEKEIQKSDIGINPNNDGKVIRLVFPALTEERRKELTKQAKKEGEESKVAIRSIRRDSIESMKAKKKSGEITEDDLKDAEKDIQNLTDRYIADIDKIIEAKDKEIMEV
- a CDS encoding isoprenyl transferase translates to MGFFKKIFPQKKLDNDFQCIPKHIAIIPDGNGRWAKKRGLPRNVGHREGSMTLKKVVIYCSKVGVKHLTVYAFSTENWKRPQSEVDALMNLLLEFLRNAERELDGSNVRIKVIGDINGLPEELQNEIARVEKMTSVNNGLNLNIALNYGSRFEILYAVKNIARKIKDGKLTINDIDENQMEQHLYTKGIPEPDLLIRTSGEQRISNYLLWQCAYTEFWFTDTLWPDVNESHIAEAIKAFEKRNRRYGGIEN
- a CDS encoding phosphatidate cytidylyltransferase; translation: MARTRIISGLVGLVLLIGVLYLGSIVLGIAVSIIAAIGLYEFYNSISKTKGIHPIKIVGYLSIVPLLILGLEKTGWYSLDLGTMTGISVCLIIFASMAVIVFGHKKYNIVDACATAFGVVYIPFLMSFLIMLRNMDHGNILIWLIFIGAWGTDTLAYTFGRLFGKRKIIPEISPKKTLAGAIGGILGCILLMVIYGTIVNNYFDLDIRYIALILLGLFCGVISQIGDWAASAIKRYVDVKDFGNIMPGHGGVLDRFDSILFVAPVIYYVLVLFIK
- a CDS encoding 1-deoxy-D-xylulose-5-phosphate reductoisomerase, coding for MAKIISIIGSTGSIGRQTLEAAKNLGVKVAALSANSNIELLEKQVREFKPDIVSVGNNELAKEMLYRLKDTGVEVLWGQDGMKRVVEHSETDTVVTSVVGTAGLIPTMHAIRHKKNIALANKETLVTAGQLVMEEAKRNNVNIFPVDSEHSAIYQCLLGNKDKQVEKIIITASGGPFRGKKIEELKNITPAKALKHPNWSMGNKITIDSATLMNKGLEVIEAKWLFQRDLDSIQVLVHPQSIIHSMVQYVDGSVMAQLGSPDMRIPIQLALTYPDRCQNDFNKLDFLKCPPLTFEEPDIDTFKCLRLAYMSLEIGGTMPATMNAANEIAVAAFLDNRIGFTEIAETIEQVMQRHNVNICPCMDDILEVDCWARETAKQLII
- the rseP gene encoding RIP metalloprotease RseP, which produces MGILLAILALSFLIIIHELGHFLVAKAFNVKVNEFSLFMGPKIFSFVRGETTYSLRLIPLGGYVKMEGEEEASDDDRAFNKKPIGVRAAIIAAGPIMNIIIAVVFAFIIMAHSGFYTNQVKTVLPGSAGEKAGIQVGDVLEKYNGKNIYQVNDLEIFAYPLTNESIDLQVSRNGESKTISFKPDRMSGYKLGFSPKEENGSESNVVTNVSSKSPAMKAGVKDGDRIVKLNGTPVNSRQDIANALDKIKLNNVTITVNRNGKDIELTPVVPMQGKNPEYYAIGVDFNHTKSGIFATLGQSVKYNISIARSIYYSIGWLFTGTVPASDLMGPVGITTTIKDVVQQGPSVMDKLLNLLSFTAMISLNLGLVNLIPFPALDGSKLVLLLVEGIRKKPLSPEREALISMIGFVFLIMLMIYATFNDILRIGRG